The sequence GGGCGCACACGTCCGCGTTCGTCGACGGCACGGACGCGGGCAGCCTCGGTACGGCCCGGTGTTCGGGTCGCCGGGGCTCCGGGCGCCGGGGCGGCTCGGCGCCGGCACGCCCGGGACGGTCCGCCGGGGCCGCCGCGGGACCCGCCGGCTCCGCGGGGACCGTACGGGCCGGTGCGGGCGCGGGTGCCGAAGGGCGGCGGGACGGGCCGATGAGCTCCAGGGCCTCCCGGGCCGGGGCCTGTACGACCTGTGGCTCGGCCCTGCCGTCCGGGCGCGGCTCCGACACCGGGGGCGGGAGGGACGGCAGGGCGGGCGAAGGCGTTCGCTGGACGGTCACACAGCCCGAGACGGCCGAAACGGCCACGGTGACCAGGAGTGTTGCGGTGGTCGCGGTTCGATGCACCCGCGCAACTCTGCTGTGTCCGCCGCGATTTGGGGAGCTGACGAGCGGAGGATGCCCCGCATGGGTGAAAGCCGGTGGGAAAGCACTTCGGAATGCCTCCGTGAGCGCCGGGCGGGCAGCCGGTGCCCCCGGGTGCCGTCGCCGGCGGCGGCTGCTCTCAGTCGCCGGTCGCCCCGTCGACGCGCTCGCGGATCAGATCGGCGTGGCCGTTGTGGCGCGCGTACTCCTCGATCATGTGCGTGTAGATCCACCGCAGGTTGAAGGGCTTGTCGGTGAACCTGCTCCTGCCCTCGGACAGGTCGTCCAGGCTCAGCCCCGCCGCGTTGCCGCGGGCGGTCGCGATCTCGCCCTGCCAGGTGGCGTACGCCTCCTCCCAGGTGTCCGCCTCGGTGAGGTGGAACTCGCCGTCCCGGTCCTCGTCGCTGTAGTAGATCGGGCCGGAGCCGTCGTTCGCGAGGACCCTGCGGAACCAGCTGCGTTCCACCTCCGCCATGTGCCGGACGAGACCGAGCAGCGACAGCTCGGACGGTGGTACCGCGGCCGTCCTGAGCTGGACGTCGTCCAGGCCCTCGCACTTCCAGGCGAGGGTCTCGCGCTGGTAGTCCAGCCAGCCCTCCAGCATGGCTCGCTCGCCGGCGTCCGTGGCGGGTTGTGTGCGTTCGATCGTCATGGCCGCATCATCGCGGACGACCGGCGTCCGGGCCCACCGCATTTCGCGCCTCGCCACCGGGCCCTGGCGGCGCACCCTTCAGTTCGGCCCAGACGGTCTTGCCCCAGCGGTGGGGCTCGGTGCCCCAGCGGTCCGAGAGGGCGTCGACCAGGACGAGGCCGCGGCCCCGGATCCGTTCGGAGCCGAAATCGGAGTCGGAGTCCGTCCGGATCCTCGGGACGTCGTGGGAGCGGTCGATGACCTTGAGGAGCACACGGTCGTCGGCGGGACGCGTGACGACGACCCGGATCACGGAGTGGCGCGTGTGATCGACGGCGTTGGAGACCAGCTCGGTGATGACGCACAGGGCGTCTTCGATCAGTTCGTCCCGGTGCCAGGCCGCGAGGGCCGTACGAACCAGGCTGCGGGCCACACCTGCGCTCTCCGGTACGCGTTCGAGCGTCTGGGAGTATCCGGGGTGCCCGGTAGGGCGTGGTGTTGCCGTCGCAGTCATCAAGACCTCGGGGGTGCGGGTGTGATGGGCCTTGTCCGAGTGAACGACTCCGGGATACGAGGCGGCAGGAAAAGTCCCACCGCTGTCGATTCGGCCCAACCGGAAATTTCTGGGCGAACCGCCCTCACGGACAGTAGATGGATGGCTACCTTGTGTGCGTGGACGGCAATGCGCGCTTCATCGGCGCGATGAGCGAGCGGGGCATGACCCAGGTCGAGCTGGTCGACGCGGTCAACGCCCGTCTGGTCTCCGCCGGGCAGCAGGGAACGGTCAGCGACCGGACCGTGCGCTACTGGCGAACCCGGAGAACCAGGTGGCCTCACCCCCGACAACGGGAGGCTCTGGAGGCAGTATTCGGATGTACGGCCGAGGAGCTGGGCTTCAGTCCTCCGGCCCGGACCCGTCCCGCCACTGAACCGGAGTCGCCTGTGGACCGCAGGAACTTCCTCACCGCCACCACCGGAACAGCCGCCACCGCGACGCCGTTCGTCGGTGCGCCGCCGCGGGTGGGCACATCCGATGTCATCCGTCTGCGCTCCGGCCTGGACACCTTGATGGAGCTGGACCGCAACAGAGGCGGCCACGACGCCCTGGAGCGCGCCGCGTTGGCCGGGGCCGCGGAGGCGCTGGAGAAACAGCAGCTCGGGGCCACCCAGCGAATCCGTCGGCGGCTCTTCTCCGTGGCCGCCGACTACACCGCCACAGCCGCCTGGAGCGCGATCGACGCCCGGCGGATGGACCGTGCCTCCCAACTGCTGGGCCGGTCCCTCTATCTGGCCGGGATGGCCAAGGACCCCGTGGCGGAGATGCGGGTCTGGAACGCCTACGCGATCCTCGCGCACCACCGGGACGAGGCCGCCGAAGCCGTCGACGCCGCCCACGCCGCCCAGGGAACGGCCGTCGCCCGGCGCCGGCCCCTCTACAGCTCCCTGGCCCATGCCAGGACGGCCATCGGCCACTCGAACCTCGGCGACCGGCAGGCCGCCCTGCGCTCCCTGGGGTATGCCCAGGAAGCCCTCGGCAAGGCGCGGCCGGACGAGCCCGAACCCTCGTGGATCGCCTTCTACGGCCCTGCCGAACTGCTCGCCATGACCGCCATCGTCCAGGACCGGATCGGGTGCTTCGCCGAGTCCGAGGCCGCCTCTCACAAGGCCCTGCGGACGATCCCGGAGGAGTTCCGCAGGAACCGGGCCCTGGCCACCGGGCGGCTCGCACTGGCCCAGCTCCATCAGCGCGACGTCGACCAGGCGTGCGCGACGGCCGCCTCGGTCTTCCCGCTGATGTCGGGCAACCCGATCCCGGGCCGGATGCGCTCCCTGCTCGGCGACTACTACCGCGACTTGATCACTCTTGCGCCGGACGCCAGGATCGCCCGAGAGTGGGGAGACCGCTTCCGATCCGAATGGAGCCGACTGTGAGCGCCGATGGCCTGGACCTCCGCCGCTTCGGGCATGACGACCTGCCGCGGATCCGGCAGACGATCATCGACCTGCACGCCGCGGCGGCGGGCCCCGACCGGGACGACGACTTCAAGAAGAAGTTCCCCTGGTTCGTGGACCACTGGGGTGGCAACCCGGGGTTCGCCTGTGTGCTCGCGTTCGAGGGCGACGAGGCGGCGGGCTTCGCGTACGGCGCTCCGGCGGTCGAGGGCCGCGAGTGGTGGCGCGAACATCTCGACGAGGCTCCGAAGAAGGCGGTGACCTTCTCGTACTCCGAGCTGGCCGTTCACCCGAAATGGCGGAAGCGGGGTGTGGCGGACAAGCTCTCCCGCGCGCTTCTGGAGGAGCGGCCCGAGGACCTCGCCGTCCTCCTGGTGGACGTCGAGCACCCCCGCGTACAGGCCCTGTACGAGGACTGGGGCTTCAGGAAGGTGGGGGAGCGCCGGCCCTTCCCGGACTCACCGCTGTACGCCGTGATGCTCGCCGAACTGCCGCTCGTGTAGCTTCCGACGGGACGGGCGTGCGTGTGCCCGGCACCGTATGACCTGCCCTGGACCCGCATTCCCTCGGAGGAGATCCCCGTGAAGGTCGGCTGCATCGGGCTCGGCGACATCGCCCTGAAGGCGTATCTGCCGGTGCTCGCCACCCGCCCGGGACTCGAACTGCATCTGCACACGCGGACGCCCGCGACCCTCACCAGGGTCGCCGACAGCCTGCACGTCCCGGCGGAGCGGCGGCACACCGACCTCGCCGCGCTGCTCGCGCAGGACCTCGACGCGGCGTTCGTGCACGCGCCCACGCACGCCCACCCCGAGATCGTGGCCCGGCTGCTCGAAGCGGGCGTCCCCACGTACGTCGACAAGCCGATCGCGTACGAACTCGCCGACTCGGAGCGCCTCGTGCGGCTCGCGGAGGACCGGAACACCAGCCTGGCCGTCGGCTTCAACCGGCGTTACGCACCCGGATACGCGCAGTGCGTCGAGCACCCGCGTGAGCTGATCCTGATGCAGAAGAACCGCGTCGGCCTGCCGGAACAGCCCCGCACGATGATCCTCGACGACTTCATCCATGTCGTGGACACCCTGCGGTTCCTGGTGCCGGGGCCGGTCGACGACATGACCGTGCGGGCCCGTGTCGAGGACGGACTGCTCCACCACGTCGTGCTGCAGCTGGCCGGGGACGGGTTCACGGCACTCGGCGTGATGAACCGGCTCAGCGGTTCCGCCGAGGAGATCCTGGAGGTGTCCGGACAGGACACCAAACGTCAGGTGGTCAACCTCTCCGAGATCGTCGACCACAAGGGGCAGCCGACGACCCGGCGGCGCGGCGACTGGGTGCCGGTTGCGCGCCAGCGCGGCATCGAGCAGGCCGTGCTCGCCTTCCTCGACGCCGTGCGCGCGGGCAAGGTCCTCAGCGCCCGGGACGCGCTGGCGACTCATGAACTGTGCGAGCGTGTGGTGCGCGCGGTGACGGAGCGCTCCGCCCGAGCCGCCTGAGCCGCAGCGCCCGCACGCCCTCGGTGGCGCCCAACGCGGCCAGGATCAGCACGGCCAGATACACCGGCCACTCGCCGAAGCGCGCGTACGGGGTGACTCCGTGCGCCAGCGGTACGTCGTACACGGCGGACGCGCTCGCGTCGGTGCCGAGCCAGGAGCCGACGCGCCCGCCGCCCGGACCGTAGACCGCCGAGACGCCGGTGAGCGTCGCGTGGACCATCGGCCGGCCCGTCTCGGCCGCCCGCAGCGCCGCGAGCGACGCGTGCTGCTCGGGCGCCCAGCTGCTCTGGAACGACGAGGTCGCCGACTGCGCGAGCAGCACCTGGGCGCCGTCCAGCGCGAGATGCCGGCTGATGTCGGGGAACGCCGACTCGAAGCACACCATCGGGCCCACCTTCAGCCCGTCGCCGACGCTCATCACGACCTGCTCGGTGCCGCGCATACGGTCCTCGCCCGCCGCCTTGCCCACGGAGGTGGCCCAGCCGAGGAGGGACCGCGCCGGAACGTACTCGCCGAAGGGCACGAGCCGCATCTTGTCGTAGCGGTCGCCGGTCGGCCCCTGTGGACCCACGAGCACGGAACTCTTGTAGATGCCCGGCCGGTCCGAGCGGCGCGCGTCGACGTTGACCATGATGTCGGCGTCGATCTCGCGGGAGAGCGCGGCGAGCCGGTCCGCCAGGTCGGGGCGGTCGGCGAGGTCGAAGCCGACACTGCTCTCGCCCCACACGACGAGGTCGACGTCCTGCCCGGCCAGCTTCCGGGTGAGCGCCTCCTCGCGCGCGAACCGCTTGCCCGGAGCGCCCACACCGTTGATCACGCCGGGCTGCACGACGGCGATCCGCGCCCGCTCGCCGTCCTCGTCGGGCCGGGGCGACCAGATCCAGACCGCCGAGGTGGCCGCGGCCGTCGCGACGAGTCCGGCGACCGCCGGGATCCGGGACGAGCGCACCGCGACGAGGACGGCGACCGCCACGTTCACGGCGACGAGCAGGAAGCTCAGCAGCCACACCCCGCCGACCGAGGCGAGCCGCAGCGCGGGCGCCACGTCCCACTGGCTCGACCCGAGCAGACCCCACGGCCCGCCCAACCCTTCCCAGGAGCGTACGAGTTCGACCATCAGCCAGCCGGAGGGCAGCACGAACAGGGCGGCCACCAGGCGGCCCGGGGAAGGCACCCCGGCCAGGAACCTGCGCACCAGCCAGCCCCACGGAGCCCACAGCGCACCCAGCAGCGCCGCGATCACGACGGTGAAGACATGCAGGCTCGGCAGCAGCCAGTGGTGCACGGCCAGCATGAATCCGAGCCCGCCGAGCCAGCCGTCGTACGCCGCGCGCCGTCCCGTCGGAGCCGAGCGCACGAGCAGGATCCACGGCACCAGCGCGACGTACGCGAACCACCACAGGGACGGGGCGGGAAAGCTCAGCATCGGCAGCGCGCCGGCGAGCACCGCCGCCGCGCCGCGCCACCACGGAGAGTCGAGCCGTCGGCGCCGGTCAGTGGCGGACAGGTTCATCGAGCGCCTCCCGCGGCCCCTCGAAGCACGGTGCGTGACTTCGGTGACTCCAGTGTGTCCCGTGTGCGGGCACCGAAACGATCTACATACCGGAACTCGCCCGGACGGTCGGCCCGGCTTCAGGGACGGCGGCTCCAGGGACGGCGGCTCCGGCCCAAGGGGCGGGGGGTCCGGCTCAAGGGGCGGCGGGCTCCTCGCGCCGCCGCGGGGTCCGGCGCCACTTCTCGTGCACGACCACCTCACGCAGCCGCCAGCCGTCGGCGGTCCGCAGCATCCCGAAGTCGTACCGGCCGCCGCACACGAAGTCGGGCTCGGTGGATCCGTCGTCCTGTCCCGCGAAGCGCATCGGGTTGACGTAGTCGGCCTGGACCCGGGCCGTGTCGCCCCTGTCCTGCTCCAACAGGCCGAAGCGCACCCGCCGGTTGACGATCAGATGCTGTCGCATCGGGAACAGCTCCATGGTCTGCGCGAGCCACGCGGCGATCTGCCCGGCGTCCCCCTCGACACCGCCCGCGGACCGGTAGTCCGCCCGCCCGTCCGGCGTGAAGAGCTGCCGGTACGCCTTCCAGTCCCCGTCGTCGACCGCCACCGCGTACTCGGTGACCACCTCGTCGACCGCGAGCCGGTCCATCACCGTCGCCAGTTCCACGCGCTGCGTCATCGGCTCAGTGTTGGCCACGGCGAGGACCGCGCCAAGGGGCGTGCAGGGTTATTCACCGGTCGTGCGCTGTACGGACGTCCTGGCGCGGGCCGTTCAGCACCTTCGCCGCGAAGGCGGCCAGCTCGGCCCGGAGCTGTTCGCGGGGTGCGTTCCGGCGGTCGATCAGGTGGGCGATGAGGTCGGCGCGGACCGCGGCGAGCAGTGCGTGCGCGGCGAAGTCACCGTCGCCGAACCCGGGCAGATCCTCCAGGACGCCTCGGAGTGTGTCGTGCCACCAGTCGTAGTGCCCGGCGCCGTAAGGGCTGCCGGTGCCCGCCTCCTCCAGTGCCAGGGACAGGTGGTGGTGGTCGAGCTTGAAGCACAGGAGGGCGTCCAGCAGTGCCGGAGCGCGCTGGATCGGCGGGGTGCCCGGCCCGAGGGGATGCGGACCCTCCGCGACGGCCTGACGGATCGGTTCCAGCCGGGTCTCGAAGAGCGCCTGGATCAGACCGGTGCGGTCTCCGAAGCCGCGGAAGAGCGTC is a genomic window of Streptomyces sp. NBC_00414 containing:
- a CDS encoding DinB family protein encodes the protein MTIERTQPATDAGERAMLEGWLDYQRETLAWKCEGLDDVQLRTAAVPPSELSLLGLVRHMAEVERSWFRRVLANDGSGPIYYSDEDRDGEFHLTEADTWEEAYATWQGEIATARGNAAGLSLDDLSEGRSRFTDKPFNLRWIYTHMIEEYARHNGHADLIRERVDGATGD
- a CDS encoding ATP-binding protein yields the protein MARSLVRTALAAWHRDELIEDALCVITELVSNAVDHTRHSVIRVVVTRPADDRVLLKVIDRSHDVPRIRTDSDSDFGSERIRGRGLVLVDALSDRWGTEPHRWGKTVWAELKGAPPGPGGEARNAVGPDAGRPR
- a CDS encoding XRE family transcriptional regulator; this translates as MDGNARFIGAMSERGMTQVELVDAVNARLVSAGQQGTVSDRTVRYWRTRRTRWPHPRQREALEAVFGCTAEELGFSPPARTRPATEPESPVDRRNFLTATTGTAATATPFVGAPPRVGTSDVIRLRSGLDTLMELDRNRGGHDALERAALAGAAEALEKQQLGATQRIRRRLFSVAADYTATAAWSAIDARRMDRASQLLGRSLYLAGMAKDPVAEMRVWNAYAILAHHRDEAAEAVDAAHAAQGTAVARRRPLYSSLAHARTAIGHSNLGDRQAALRSLGYAQEALGKARPDEPEPSWIAFYGPAELLAMTAIVQDRIGCFAESEAASHKALRTIPEEFRRNRALATGRLALAQLHQRDVDQACATAASVFPLMSGNPIPGRMRSLLGDYYRDLITLAPDARIAREWGDRFRSEWSRL
- a CDS encoding GNAT family N-acetyltransferase; its protein translation is MEPTVSADGLDLRRFGHDDLPRIRQTIIDLHAAAAGPDRDDDFKKKFPWFVDHWGGNPGFACVLAFEGDEAAGFAYGAPAVEGREWWREHLDEAPKKAVTFSYSELAVHPKWRKRGVADKLSRALLEERPEDLAVLLVDVEHPRVQALYEDWGFRKVGERRPFPDSPLYAVMLAELPLV
- a CDS encoding Gfo/Idh/MocA family protein — its product is MKVGCIGLGDIALKAYLPVLATRPGLELHLHTRTPATLTRVADSLHVPAERRHTDLAALLAQDLDAAFVHAPTHAHPEIVARLLEAGVPTYVDKPIAYELADSERLVRLAEDRNTSLAVGFNRRYAPGYAQCVEHPRELILMQKNRVGLPEQPRTMILDDFIHVVDTLRFLVPGPVDDMTVRARVEDGLLHHVVLQLAGDGFTALGVMNRLSGSAEEILEVSGQDTKRQVVNLSEIVDHKGQPTTRRRGDWVPVARQRGIEQAVLAFLDAVRAGKVLSARDALATHELCERVVRAVTERSARAA
- the lnt gene encoding apolipoprotein N-acyltransferase, which encodes MNLSATDRRRRLDSPWWRGAAAVLAGALPMLSFPAPSLWWFAYVALVPWILLVRSAPTGRRAAYDGWLGGLGFMLAVHHWLLPSLHVFTVVIAALLGALWAPWGWLVRRFLAGVPSPGRLVAALFVLPSGWLMVELVRSWEGLGGPWGLLGSSQWDVAPALRLASVGGVWLLSFLLVAVNVAVAVLVAVRSSRIPAVAGLVATAAATSAVWIWSPRPDEDGERARIAVVQPGVINGVGAPGKRFAREEALTRKLAGQDVDLVVWGESSVGFDLADRPDLADRLAALSREIDADIMVNVDARRSDRPGIYKSSVLVGPQGPTGDRYDKMRLVPFGEYVPARSLLGWATSVGKAAGEDRMRGTEQVVMSVGDGLKVGPMVCFESAFPDISRHLALDGAQVLLAQSATSSFQSSWAPEQHASLAALRAAETGRPMVHATLTGVSAVYGPGGGRVGSWLGTDASASAVYDVPLAHGVTPYARFGEWPVYLAVLILAALGATEGVRALRLRRLGRSAPSPRAPHARTVHESPARPGR
- a CDS encoding nuclear transport factor 2 family protein; translated protein: MTQRVELATVMDRLAVDEVVTEYAVAVDDGDWKAYRQLFTPDGRADYRSAGGVEGDAGQIAAWLAQTMELFPMRQHLIVNRRVRFGLLEQDRGDTARVQADYVNPMRFAGQDDGSTEPDFVCGGRYDFGMLRTADGWRLREVVVHEKWRRTPRRREEPAAP
- a CDS encoding TetR/AcrR family transcriptional regulator — translated: MPERKPRADALRNREAVLAAADRLFARSDRPEHVTMADIAAEAGVGKGTLFRGFGDRTGLIQALFETRLEPIRQAVAEGPHPLGPGTPPIQRAPALLDALLCFKLDHHHLSLALEEAGTGSPYGAGHYDWWHDTLRGVLEDLPGFGDGDFAAHALLAAVRADLIAHLIDRRNAPREQLRAELAAFAAKVLNGPRQDVRTAHDR